From the Archangium lipolyticum genome, one window contains:
- a CDS encoding MetQ/NlpA family ABC transporter substrate-binding protein, translating into MKNPLQLLLLTLLLSPVALLPGCKKSDPPAPEGKGARTLKVGVNPVPHGEILRVAVPLAAREGVRVEVVEFTDYIQPNIALADKQLDANYFQHVPYLERFNADRKLELVSVGAVHLEPLALYSTRHASIEELPEGARVTIPADPTNGGRALQLLAQKGLLRLKEGVGAAATVKDVVDNPRRLELREIDAEQQPRTLEDVAAAVINGNYFLEAQKNLRLDAKVLAIESAKGNPYANVLAVRKGDEARPEVRTLMKALQSEEVRRYIESTYRGVVIPAF; encoded by the coding sequence ATGAAGAACCCTCTCCAACTGCTGCTCCTCACGCTCCTGCTCTCCCCGGTGGCGCTGCTGCCCGGTTGCAAGAAGTCGGATCCCCCCGCCCCCGAGGGCAAGGGTGCCCGCACGTTGAAGGTGGGCGTCAACCCCGTGCCCCACGGGGAGATCCTGCGCGTGGCCGTCCCCCTGGCCGCGCGCGAGGGGGTCCGCGTCGAGGTGGTGGAGTTCACCGACTACATCCAGCCGAACATCGCGCTGGCGGACAAGCAATTGGACGCCAACTACTTCCAGCACGTGCCCTACCTCGAACGCTTCAACGCCGATCGCAAGCTGGAGCTGGTCAGCGTGGGCGCGGTGCACCTCGAGCCACTGGCGCTCTACTCCACCCGGCACGCGAGCATCGAGGAGCTACCCGAGGGCGCGCGGGTGACCATTCCGGCCGATCCCACCAACGGGGGCCGGGCGCTGCAATTGCTGGCCCAGAAGGGACTGCTCCGCCTGAAGGAAGGCGTGGGCGCCGCCGCGACGGTGAAGGACGTGGTGGACAACCCCCGGCGGCTGGAGCTTCGGGAAATCGATGCCGAGCAGCAACCGCGCACCCTGGAGGACGTGGCCGCCGCCGTCATCAATGGCAACTACTTCCTCGAGGCCCAGAAGAACCTCCGGCTGGATGCCAAGGTGCTCGCCATCGAATCCGCCAAGGGCAACCCCTATGCCAACGTGCTCGCCGTCCGGAAGGGCGACGAGGCACGGCCCGAGGTGCGCACGTTGATGAAGGCGCTTCAATCCGAGGAGGTGCGACGCTACATCGAGTCCACCTATCGTGGAGTGGTGATTCCGGCTTTCTAG
- a CDS encoding DoxX family protein: MQSRMTLMNARGAVYWMATTLTALCILSGGAANLSHAEVPLRGLAELGYPAYFATILGAWKVLGGLVLLAPRLPRLKEWAYAGIAFALSGAAFSHAAVGDPAVKVIVPLVILGLAVTSWALRPASRVLGAVTGEPAAARIGAYALAKAGT; this comes from the coding sequence ATGCAGTCACGGATGACCCTGATGAACGCCCGCGGCGCCGTCTACTGGATGGCCACCACCCTCACCGCGCTCTGCATCCTCTCGGGAGGCGCGGCCAATCTGTCCCATGCCGAAGTCCCGCTGCGGGGACTGGCCGAGCTCGGTTACCCGGCCTACTTCGCCACCATTCTCGGGGCGTGGAAGGTGCTCGGCGGCCTCGTCCTCCTCGCGCCACGGCTACCCCGTCTGAAGGAGTGGGCCTACGCCGGCATCGCGTTTGCCCTCTCCGGGGCGGCGTTCTCGCACGCCGCGGTGGGCGATCCGGCGGTGAAGGTGATCGTTCCGCTCGTGATCCTCGGGCTCGCTGTCACGTCGTGGGCTCTCCGGCCCGCGAGCCGCGTTCTCGGAGCCGTGACGGGCGAGCCGGCGGCGGCGAGGATCGGTGCCTACGCGCTCGCGAAGGCGGGGACGTGA
- a CDS encoding NAD(P)H-dependent flavin oxidoreductase, translated as MLATRFTELVGCRVPIQSAGMGAVATPELVGAVSEAGGLGMLGAPLLTAAELAEALEHLRARKVGPVGVTFIISFLERACVEVAASRAKVVEFSFGPPDRGLVDLVHAGGALASWQVGSREEALAAVEAGCDFIIAQGVEAGGHLTGRMSLFALLEEVLDVVKVPVLAAGGIGSGRTMAAALAAGASGVRLGTRFVASREANIHPIYAEKLLQARAKDTVFTNAFDLMMPGIPHRVLRSCIEAAEAFQGDVTGELVMGNLRMPLPRWSVPSPTRQTTGAIEAMALYAGESVSAVKSLQPAAEIVKELAEQAEQHLRQAARRLGQGS; from the coding sequence GTGCTCGCGACTCGCTTCACCGAACTCGTGGGATGCCGTGTACCGATTCAATCCGCGGGCATGGGCGCCGTGGCCACGCCCGAGCTGGTGGGGGCGGTCTCGGAGGCGGGCGGGCTGGGCATGCTCGGTGCTCCACTGCTCACAGCGGCGGAGCTCGCCGAGGCGCTGGAGCACCTGCGCGCCCGGAAGGTCGGCCCCGTGGGGGTGACCTTCATCATCTCCTTCCTCGAACGGGCCTGTGTCGAGGTGGCGGCCTCACGCGCGAAGGTGGTCGAGTTCTCCTTTGGTCCGCCGGACCGGGGCCTCGTGGACCTCGTCCACGCGGGTGGGGCGCTGGCGTCCTGGCAGGTGGGCTCCCGCGAGGAGGCGCTGGCAGCCGTCGAGGCGGGGTGTGACTTCATCATCGCCCAGGGCGTCGAGGCCGGGGGGCACCTGACGGGGCGCATGAGCCTATTCGCCCTGCTGGAGGAGGTGCTCGACGTGGTGAAGGTTCCCGTGCTGGCCGCAGGCGGTATCGGCTCTGGGCGGACGATGGCCGCCGCGCTGGCCGCGGGCGCCTCCGGGGTGCGGCTCGGCACACGCTTCGTGGCCTCGCGAGAGGCCAACATCCACCCGATCTACGCCGAGAAGCTCCTCCAGGCGCGCGCGAAGGACACCGTCTTCACGAATGCCTTCGACCTGATGATGCCGGGCATCCCGCACCGGGTCCTCCGCTCGTGCATCGAGGCAGCCGAGGCCTTCCAGGGGGACGTCACTGGCGAGCTCGTGATGGGCAACCTGCGGATGCCCCTGCCACGCTGGTCCGTACCGAGCCCGACGCGGCAGACCACGGGCGCCATCGAGGCCATGGCACTCTACGCGGGGGAGTCGGTGAGCGCGGTGAAGTCCCTCCAGCCCGCCGCGGAGATCGTGAAGGAGTTGGCCGAGCAGGCCGAGCAGCACTTGCGCCAGGCGGCCAGGCGCCTGGGTCAGGGGAGCTGA
- a CDS encoding sigma-70 family RNA polymerase sigma factor, with translation MDEKNGLAERFESHRPHLRAVAYRMLGSRSEADDAVQESWLHLTRADTSGIENLGGWLTTVVARVCLGMLRSRTSRHEEPQGAQVPEPISSDKDGSNPETDMLQADSVGLALLVVLEKLVPAERVAFVLHDMFAVPFEEIAPIVGRSPAAARQLASRARRRVQGADAVPDVPLTRQREVVDAFLAASRAGDFDALLAVLDPEVVLRADSTAVSFGSQSELRGAHAVANNFKGRAQAARPALVNGDVAAVWAPGGKPRVVIDITVAHGKIVEINLLADPEHLRQLDLAILDA, from the coding sequence ATGGACGAAAAAAACGGGTTGGCGGAGCGGTTCGAGTCCCACAGACCCCACCTGCGGGCCGTGGCCTACCGGATGCTCGGCTCACGGAGTGAGGCGGACGATGCGGTGCAGGAGTCCTGGCTCCACCTCACCCGCGCGGACACGAGCGGAATCGAGAACCTGGGGGGATGGCTGACGACGGTCGTCGCGCGCGTGTGCCTGGGCATGCTGCGCTCGCGGACGTCCCGGCACGAGGAGCCTCAGGGCGCGCAGGTACCCGAGCCGATCTCGAGCGACAAGGACGGGAGCAACCCCGAGACCGACATGCTCCAGGCGGACTCGGTCGGTCTCGCGCTGCTCGTGGTACTCGAAAAGCTCGTTCCCGCCGAGCGGGTCGCGTTCGTGCTGCACGACATGTTCGCCGTGCCCTTCGAGGAGATCGCTCCCATCGTGGGACGCTCTCCGGCCGCGGCGAGACAGCTCGCGAGCCGCGCGCGCCGCCGGGTACAGGGAGCAGACGCGGTTCCCGACGTCCCCCTCACCCGCCAGCGAGAAGTCGTCGACGCCTTCCTCGCGGCCTCGCGCGCCGGTGACTTCGACGCGCTTCTCGCGGTGCTCGACCCGGAGGTGGTGCTCCGAGCCGACAGCACGGCCGTGTCCTTCGGTTCACAGAGCGAGCTCCGCGGTGCGCATGCCGTGGCCAACAACTTCAAGGGGCGCGCCCAGGCCGCACGGCCGGCGCTCGTGAACGGAGACGTGGCAGCCGTGTGGGCTCCGGGCGGAAAGCCGCGTGTCGTCATCGACATCACGGTGGCGCACGGGAAGATCGTCGAAATCAACCTGCTCGCCGACCCCGAGCACCTTCGCCAGCTCGACCTGGCGATCCTCGATGCCTGA
- a CDS encoding methionine ABC transporter permease: MSDELLQSLWVATVETLYMTSVAAVLVLLAGLPLGVLLVITDRGGLWERPLLNRVLGTLVNVGRSVPFIILMVAIVPLTRLLVGTTIGTTAAIVPLVVAAIPFMGRVVEQSLREVEHGLVEAAIAMGSTHRQVILRVLIPEALPSLIRGTALMIISLLGYSAMAGAVGGGGLGDLAVKYGYMRFRTDVMLGCLVVLLVLVQLVQFVGDGFAARFNHTASRSVRARD; encoded by the coding sequence ATGTCTGACGAGTTGCTGCAATCGCTGTGGGTCGCCACCGTCGAAACGCTCTACATGACCTCGGTGGCCGCCGTGCTGGTCCTGTTGGCGGGGTTGCCGTTGGGGGTGCTGCTCGTCATCACGGACCGGGGCGGGTTATGGGAGAGGCCGCTGTTGAACCGGGTGTTGGGAACGCTCGTCAACGTGGGCCGCTCCGTCCCCTTCATCATCCTCATGGTGGCCATCGTCCCACTGACCCGCCTGCTGGTGGGCACCACGATCGGCACCACCGCGGCCATCGTGCCCCTGGTGGTGGCGGCCATCCCCTTCATGGGGCGTGTGGTGGAGCAGAGCCTGCGGGAGGTCGAGCATGGGCTGGTGGAGGCCGCCATCGCCATGGGCTCCACACACCGCCAGGTCATCCTCCGCGTCCTCATTCCCGAGGCCCTTCCATCGCTCATCCGCGGCACGGCGCTGATGATCATCAGCCTGCTGGGCTACAGCGCCATGGCGGGGGCCGTGGGCGGAGGTGGACTGGGTGACCTCGCGGTCAAGTACGGATACATGCGCTTCCGCACGGACGTCATGCTGGGGTGCCTGGTGGTACTGCTGGTGCTCGTGCAGCTCGTCCAGTTCGTCGGCGATGGCTTCGCCGCCCGCTTCAACCACACGGCTTCCCGCTCCGTTCGCGCCCGCGACTGA
- a CDS encoding DUF962 domain-containing protein, with protein MLGNRTSAEWIAAYSKSHTHSVNRFCHTLGIPMIAASVPFAVVAPFVPGLWKVPASLFVVGWTFQFVGHAFEGKPPEFLKDWRFLFVGLRWWAAKVAGRA; from the coding sequence ATGCTCGGCAATCGCACGTCGGCGGAGTGGATCGCGGCCTACTCGAAGAGCCATACCCACTCGGTCAATCGCTTCTGTCACACCCTCGGCATTCCGATGATCGCCGCCTCGGTGCCGTTCGCGGTTGTCGCGCCCTTCGTCCCAGGACTCTGGAAGGTCCCCGCCAGCCTCTTCGTGGTGGGCTGGACCTTCCAGTTCGTGGGCCACGCTTTCGAGGGCAAGCCTCCCGAGTTCCTGAAGGATTGGCGCTTCCTCTTCGTGGGGCTTCGGTGGTGGGCAGCCAAGGTGGCTGGCCGGGCCTGA
- a CDS encoding SDR family NAD(P)-dependent oxidoreductase has product MADTKGSKSFQEKVVLVTGAGSGIGQAAAVAFAREGATVVLAGRRRAELDAVAAEVEAAGGRALALPTDVAKVDEVERLVRTTLERFDRLDAAFNNAGVEGTFAPIHELKAEDFDHTFDINVRGVWLCMKYEVDAMLRSGRGGAIVNNSSWLAHGALPGTSLYSASKAALDGMIRAVALEGMDRGVRVNNVNPGIIDTPMLHRLSTEETRRPFITHTPARRLGSPEEVADVVLWLCSDGARFVTGQNVLVDGGYALAGHRPWAGTEAR; this is encoded by the coding sequence ATGGCGGACACAAAGGGGTCGAAGTCGTTCCAGGAGAAGGTGGTCCTCGTCACGGGGGCTGGAAGCGGAATCGGGCAGGCCGCGGCGGTGGCCTTCGCTCGAGAGGGCGCCACGGTGGTCCTCGCGGGCCGGCGGCGCGCGGAGCTGGACGCGGTGGCGGCGGAAGTCGAGGCGGCCGGAGGACGGGCGCTCGCCCTCCCCACGGACGTGGCGAAGGTGGACGAGGTGGAGCGGCTCGTCCGCACGACGCTCGAGCGGTTCGACCGGCTGGACGCCGCCTTCAACAACGCGGGCGTGGAGGGCACTTTCGCCCCCATCCATGAACTGAAGGCCGAGGATTTCGACCACACCTTCGACATCAACGTGCGCGGCGTGTGGCTGTGCATGAAGTACGAGGTGGACGCCATGCTGCGCTCCGGGCGCGGCGGGGCCATCGTCAACAACTCCTCGTGGCTGGCACATGGCGCGCTGCCGGGCACCTCCCTCTACTCCGCCAGCAAGGCCGCGCTGGACGGGATGATTCGCGCGGTGGCGCTGGAGGGCATGGATCGCGGCGTACGCGTGAACAACGTCAACCCCGGCATCATCGACACGCCCATGCTCCACCGCCTCTCCACGGAGGAGACGCGGCGGCCCTTCATCACCCACACGCCCGCGCGCCGGCTCGGCAGCCCGGAGGAGGTAGCGGACGTGGTCCTCTGGCTGTGCTCCGACGGTGCCCGCTTCGTCACGGGGCAGAACGTCCTGGTCGATGGCGGCTACGCCCTCGCCGGCCATCGCCCCTGGGCGGGCACGGAGGCGCGATGA
- a CDS encoding LysR family transcriptional regulator — MDRVALRDRLEDMLGFTAVARALSFVDAARELGISASTLSRRIARLEDALGTALLRRTTRHVSLTEAGTLYLERCTDVLTRVEDADALVSGLAEEPRGRLRVAVPNLFGQLQVAPLLPDFLRRYPRIGLEFSFMDRYVDLVQERFDVAIRIGALTDSSLVVRRLATNHRLLVAAPSYLRGRRPLAKPEDLAHHACLYFSLLSDGQSWNLRRGEEQVTARGRPALVADNAEALRQAAVAGCGVTVLATFLIAEDLRAGRLVRVLEGWSVPDTGIFAVHPPGRLVPSKVRAFVSFLAEQYAGSPPWERVGERRSGA, encoded by the coding sequence ATGGATCGCGTGGCACTGAGGGACCGGCTGGAGGACATGCTCGGCTTCACGGCGGTGGCGCGGGCGCTGAGCTTCGTGGACGCGGCGCGCGAGCTGGGCATCAGCGCCTCCACCCTGAGCCGGCGCATCGCCCGGCTGGAGGACGCGCTGGGCACCGCGCTCCTGCGGCGCACCACGCGTCACGTGTCGCTGACGGAAGCCGGGACGCTGTACCTGGAGCGGTGCACCGATGTGCTCACCCGCGTGGAGGACGCGGATGCGCTCGTCTCGGGCCTGGCGGAGGAACCCCGGGGGCGGCTGCGGGTGGCCGTGCCCAACCTGTTCGGCCAACTCCAGGTGGCGCCGCTGCTGCCGGACTTCCTGCGCCGCTACCCGCGCATCGGGCTGGAGTTCTCGTTCATGGACCGCTACGTGGACCTCGTGCAGGAGCGGTTCGACGTGGCCATCCGCATCGGCGCGCTCACGGACTCCAGCCTCGTGGTGCGCCGGCTCGCGACGAACCACCGCCTCCTCGTCGCGGCCCCTTCCTACCTCCGGGGCCGGCGGCCGCTGGCGAAGCCGGAGGACCTCGCGCACCACGCGTGTCTCTACTTCAGCCTGCTATCGGACGGTCAGTCGTGGAACCTTCGGAGAGGGGAGGAGCAGGTGACCGCGCGAGGCCGCCCGGCGCTCGTCGCGGACAACGCCGAGGCGCTGCGGCAGGCGGCAGTGGCGGGTTGTGGCGTCACCGTGCTGGCCACGTTCCTCATCGCGGAGGACCTGCGCGCCGGGCGGCTCGTGCGGGTGCTGGAGGGGTGGTCCGTGCCTGACACCGGCATCTTCGCGGTGCATCCGCCGGGGCGGCTGGTGCCCTCAAAAGTGAGGGCCTTCGTCTCCTTCCTCGCGGAGCAATACGCGGGCTCGCCTCCGTGGGAGAGGGTAGGGGAGCGGCGCTCCGGCGCGTGA
- the rarD gene encoding EamA family transporter RarD has protein sequence MSSDSPAAGRLSGFAYAFGAYVSWGCFPLYWKQLSHVPPVALVCHRVVWSFLFVAGLLTLRRRWSEILGVLRNGRALAALLLTTTLISLNWGLYIWAVNSGRMMEASLGYYINPLVNIVLARLLLGERLRGLQVGAVALATLGVLNLAMGLGLVPWVALALAGSFSLYGLVRKLAPVESLTGLVVETGLATPVGLGLLLLGGWEQPVLGSTPRETLLLVGSGVATALPLLWFALAARRLRYSTLGIIQYLSPTLQLALAVLVYGETFTSRHAITFACLWTAVALYAFDGIRGARVPAPAPARQGT, from the coding sequence ATGTCCAGCGACTCTCCGGCGGCCGGGCGTCTGTCGGGCTTTGCCTATGCTTTCGGGGCCTATGTGTCCTGGGGGTGCTTCCCCCTCTATTGGAAGCAGCTGTCCCACGTGCCACCCGTGGCGCTGGTGTGCCACCGCGTGGTGTGGTCGTTCCTCTTCGTGGCGGGGCTGCTGACGCTGCGCCGGCGCTGGTCCGAGATTCTCGGCGTGCTGCGCAACGGCCGAGCCCTGGCGGCACTGCTGCTCACCACCACCCTCATCTCCCTCAACTGGGGCCTCTACATCTGGGCCGTCAACAGCGGCCGGATGATGGAGGCGAGCCTGGGCTACTACATCAACCCCCTGGTCAACATCGTGCTGGCCCGGCTCCTCCTGGGCGAGCGGCTGCGCGGACTGCAGGTGGGGGCGGTGGCGCTGGCCACCCTGGGGGTGCTCAATCTGGCGATGGGGCTGGGACTGGTGCCGTGGGTGGCGCTGGCGCTGGCGGGCTCCTTCAGCCTGTATGGACTGGTGCGCAAACTGGCGCCGGTGGAGTCACTCACGGGGCTGGTGGTGGAGACGGGACTGGCGACACCCGTGGGGCTCGGCCTGCTGCTGCTGGGCGGCTGGGAGCAGCCGGTGCTGGGCTCCACCCCGCGAGAAACCCTGCTGCTGGTGGGCAGCGGCGTGGCCACCGCGCTGCCCCTGCTGTGGTTCGCCCTGGCCGCGCGGAGGCTGCGCTACTCGACGCTGGGCATCATCCAGTACCTGTCGCCCACGCTGCAGCTCGCCCTGGCGGTGCTCGTCTACGGTGAGACCTTCACCTCGCGCCATGCCATCACCTTCGCCTGCCTGTGGACGGCGGTGGCGCTCTACGCCTTCGACGGCATCCGGGGGGCGCGCGTGCCGGCCCCCGCCCCGGCCCGCCAGGGCACCTGA
- a CDS encoding methionine ABC transporter ATP-binding protein: protein MIELRDVSKVYGRDVAALRNVSLRVAPGEVYGVLGQSGAGKSTLIRCVNLLERPTSGQVWVDGRDMMALDPRELRQARQGIGMIFQHFNLFSSQTVAGNVAYPLEVAGWERARIRERVGELLELVGLSDKARAYPAQLSGGQKQRVGIARALAPRPRLLLSDEATSALDPETTRSVLELLRNINRQLGLTILLITHQMQVVKDICDSVAVLERGQLVEQGKVLELLVRPGTRLHELCYAPFAARDWRVSPGGRLVEVNFSGERATQPVVTLMARRFGVDANLLEGSLERVAGTQVGRLLFELTGTQEAMEQALQFLREQGLAPEVHAHV from the coding sequence GTGATCGAGCTTCGTGACGTGAGCAAGGTGTACGGGCGAGACGTAGCGGCGTTGCGGAACGTCTCCCTGCGGGTCGCTCCCGGAGAGGTGTACGGCGTGCTCGGACAGAGCGGCGCTGGCAAGTCCACGCTCATCCGCTGCGTCAACCTCCTGGAGCGTCCCACTTCCGGCCAGGTGTGGGTGGATGGCCGCGACATGATGGCCCTGGATCCTCGGGAGCTCCGTCAGGCCCGGCAAGGCATCGGGATGATCTTCCAGCACTTCAATCTCTTCTCCTCGCAGACGGTGGCCGGCAACGTCGCCTATCCGCTCGAGGTGGCGGGCTGGGAGCGAGCGCGCATCCGTGAGCGTGTGGGCGAGCTGCTGGAGCTGGTGGGACTGTCGGACAAGGCCCGGGCCTACCCCGCGCAATTGTCCGGGGGCCAGAAGCAACGGGTGGGCATCGCCCGGGCCCTGGCGCCGCGGCCCCGCCTCCTGCTGTCCGATGAGGCCACCTCCGCCCTGGATCCCGAGACGACACGCTCGGTGCTGGAGTTGCTGAGGAACATCAACCGGCAACTGGGCCTCACCATCCTGCTCATCACCCACCAGATGCAGGTGGTGAAGGACATCTGCGACTCGGTGGCGGTGCTGGAGCGGGGGCAGCTGGTGGAACAGGGCAAGGTGCTGGAGCTGCTCGTGCGGCCGGGCACGCGGTTGCACGAGCTGTGCTACGCACCGTTCGCCGCGCGGGACTGGCGGGTGAGCCCCGGAGGCCGGCTGGTGGAGGTGAACTTCAGTGGCGAGCGAGCCACCCAACCCGTCGTGACCCTCATGGCACGCCGCTTCGGTGTGGATGCGAACCTCCTGGAGGGCTCCTTGGAGCGAGTCGCCGGAACCCAGGTGGGCCGGCTCCTCTTCGAGCTCACCGGGACACAGGAGGCGATGGAGCAGGCGCTCCAGTTCCTCCGGGAGCAGGGCCTGGCGCCCGAGGTGCACGCCCATGTCTGA
- a CDS encoding glycoside hydrolase family 9 protein, translated as MLALAATTLTLSSAPALAQPPEQIVNGTFDSGHAPWWGTSNITLDSSGGELCTDIPGGTVNPWDVIIGQDNVSLVAGETYRYSFVATATSDFSGRALIQLPADPWTQYLAVYPQLTAEANTYTYTFTSPVSLPNAQVAFQMGGSATPWRFCVDNVSLTGGAPPDVYKPDTGPRVRVNQVGYLTHGPKNATVVTEATTALPWRLVNGSGTVVASGLSTPRGVDVSSGQNVHSIDFSGYVVAGAGYTLVADGETSRPFDLGGNLYGQLRDDALKFYYPQRSGIEILESLRPGYARPAGHVGVAPNTGDTAVPCQPGVCDYTLDVSSGWYDAGDHGKYVVNGGISVFQLMNAFERAKFARTAQPFTDGQLAIPESGNGVPDILDEARWEMEFLLRMQVPAGQPLAGMVHHKVHDDSWTGLPLLPHLDPKRRELHPPSTAATLNLAATAAQAARLFAPYDPAFAQRSLTAARTAWAAAVAHPAIYANPSDNIGGGAYEDFDVRDEFYWAAAELFLTTGEARFRDFVLGSPMHTADIWTEQGISWGAVAALARMDLAMVPSNLPDRAAVRQSVVAGATKYLNTLNAHPYGLPYAPADNMFVWGSSSQVLNNMVVMATAYDITGDKRFVEGVAQGMDYILGRNALNISYVTGYGEVSSRNQHSRWYAHQLNPALPHPPRGSLSGGPNSFIQDPIAQQKLTGCVAQFCYIDDIESYATNELTINWNAPLAWVAAFLAGQGDGAAEPAASCQVSYVKQDEWSDGFNVQVTLRNTGASAINGWTLRWSFLGGQTVTRAWSVNASQSGATVSATHLPWNAHIPPGGAVSFGFIGAPAMGANPDPALFTLNDAVCLIR; from the coding sequence ATGTTGGCGCTCGCCGCGACCACGCTGACGTTGTCCTCTGCCCCAGCCCTGGCCCAACCGCCCGAGCAGATCGTCAATGGCACCTTCGACTCCGGCCATGCTCCCTGGTGGGGTACCAGCAACATCACTCTCGACTCCAGCGGCGGCGAACTTTGCACGGACATCCCCGGGGGGACCGTGAACCCCTGGGACGTGATCATCGGCCAGGACAACGTTTCTCTCGTCGCCGGAGAGACGTACCGGTACAGCTTCGTGGCCACCGCGACGTCTGACTTCTCTGGCAGGGCGCTGATCCAGCTCCCCGCCGACCCGTGGACGCAGTACCTGGCTGTCTATCCGCAGCTGACCGCGGAGGCCAACACGTACACGTACACCTTCACCTCGCCGGTGAGCCTGCCCAACGCGCAGGTTGCCTTTCAGATGGGCGGCAGTGCCACGCCGTGGCGCTTCTGCGTCGACAACGTGTCCCTGACGGGGGGCGCCCCGCCTGATGTCTACAAGCCGGACACCGGTCCCCGGGTACGGGTCAACCAGGTGGGCTATCTCACCCACGGTCCGAAGAACGCGACGGTTGTCACCGAGGCCACGACCGCGCTGCCGTGGCGGCTCGTCAACGGCTCCGGCACGGTGGTGGCGAGCGGTCTGAGCACTCCTCGCGGCGTGGACGTCAGCTCTGGCCAGAACGTCCACTCCATCGACTTCAGCGGGTACGTCGTGGCTGGAGCCGGATACACCCTGGTTGCCGACGGTGAGACCAGCCGCCCGTTCGATCTCGGCGGCAATCTCTACGGTCAGCTGCGCGACGACGCATTGAAGTTCTACTACCCGCAGCGCAGTGGCATCGAAATCCTCGAGAGCTTGAGGCCGGGCTACGCCCGTCCCGCCGGTCACGTCGGGGTCGCGCCGAACACGGGTGATACGGCCGTGCCGTGTCAGCCAGGCGTCTGTGATTATACGCTCGACGTGTCCAGTGGCTGGTACGACGCGGGCGACCATGGGAAGTATGTGGTCAACGGCGGCATCTCGGTCTTCCAACTCATGAATGCGTTCGAGCGGGCGAAGTTCGCCCGGACCGCGCAGCCGTTCACGGACGGTCAGCTCGCCATCCCGGAGAGCGGGAATGGTGTGCCAGACATCCTCGATGAGGCGCGCTGGGAGATGGAGTTCCTGCTCCGCATGCAGGTGCCCGCGGGTCAGCCGCTGGCCGGCATGGTCCACCATAAGGTGCACGACGATTCATGGACCGGCCTGCCGCTGCTGCCCCACCTGGACCCCAAGCGGCGCGAGCTGCACCCGCCGTCGACGGCCGCGACACTCAACCTCGCCGCGACCGCAGCGCAGGCGGCGCGCCTGTTCGCCCCCTACGACCCGGCCTTCGCGCAGCGGAGTCTGACGGCGGCACGGACGGCGTGGGCCGCGGCGGTCGCTCACCCGGCGATCTACGCCAACCCGTCCGATAACATCGGCGGAGGCGCGTACGAAGACTTCGATGTCAGGGACGAGTTCTATTGGGCCGCCGCGGAGCTCTTCCTGACCACCGGTGAGGCGCGGTTCCGTGACTTCGTGCTGGGTTCGCCGATGCACACCGCTGACATCTGGACCGAGCAGGGCATCTCCTGGGGGGCGGTCGCCGCGCTGGCACGCATGGACCTGGCGATGGTGCCGAGCAACCTGCCGGATCGTGCCGCGGTGCGGCAGTCCGTCGTGGCGGGCGCCACGAAGTACCTGAACACACTCAACGCTCATCCGTACGGGCTGCCCTATGCGCCCGCCGACAACATGTTCGTATGGGGCTCCTCCAGCCAGGTCCTCAACAACATGGTTGTCATGGCGACCGCGTATGACATCACCGGCGACAAGCGCTTCGTGGAGGGTGTCGCGCAGGGCATGGACTACATCCTGGGCCGCAACGCCCTGAACATCTCCTACGTCACCGGCTACGGTGAGGTGAGCTCGCGGAACCAGCACAGCCGGTGGTATGCGCACCAGCTCAACCCGGCTCTGCCCCACCCGCCACGGGGCTCTTTGTCGGGTGGTCCGAACTCGTTCATCCAGGATCCGATCGCCCAGCAGAAGCTGACGGGCTGTGTGGCCCAGTTCTGCTACATCGACGACATCGAGTCGTATGCCACGAACGAGCTGACCATCAACTGGAACGCCCCTCTGGCCTGGGTCGCCGCGTTCCTCGCCGGTCAGGGTGACGGGGCGGCCGAGCCCGCCGCTTCCTGTCAGGTCAGCTATGTCAAACAGGACGAGTGGAGTGATGGCTTCAACGTCCAGGTCACCCTCCGCAACACCGGAGCCAGCGCGATCAACGGCTGGACCCTGCGCTGGTCGTTCCTGGGTGGACAGACCGTCACCCGCGCGTGGAGCGTGAACGCCAGCCAGTCCGGCGCCACGGTCAGCGCGACCCACCTGCCATGGAACGCCCACATCCCACCTGGCGGAGCGGTTTCCTTTGGCTTCATCGGAGCTCCGGCGATGGGGGCGAATCCCGACCCGGCGCTGTTCACCTTGAACGACGCCGTCTGCCTTATCCGGTGA